One region of Bacillus pumilus genomic DNA includes:
- a CDS encoding MFS transporter, with product MKNPYIKSSVGMYLNYFMLGMINIIVASNMDSLSERYHVDIPKISLLVSAIGIGKLVALFFSGRLADRWGRKPVIITGNFLYLLFLIGIPTTTSYTLAFIFAISAGIANSLLDSGTYPALTESFPKKASSASVLVKASVSIGATVLPFILAFLIAHDIFWGWAFFGLGLLYLLVGIYLIFMPFPNHKQVSSQGDLPVQEQMKEEPKMLGEGLAVVLMGFTSTALFVVWQTWLPQLGLKLIGLGTEQATQLLSYFSIGALVSVLLLSIVLDKFISPIMVAIIYPIGAFLAMLSLFQIETYSIVIVSTFFLGLFTAGIFQLAMSIMMKLFPTNKATASSYVNIAASSAFILVPLITSGLVSTYDIKMTLFFDMIIAVMSVLLAVFVLGRMKKLFR from the coding sequence ATGAAAAATCCTTATATTAAATCGTCTGTTGGCATGTATTTAAACTACTTCATGCTCGGCATGATCAATATTATTGTAGCTTCCAACATGGACAGCTTATCTGAACGCTACCATGTGGATATTCCGAAAATCAGCTTGCTTGTATCGGCGATCGGAATTGGTAAACTGGTTGCTCTCTTTTTCTCAGGCCGGTTAGCCGACCGCTGGGGACGTAAGCCTGTCATTATTACAGGAAACTTTCTTTACTTATTATTCTTAATCGGTATTCCAACGACAACGAGTTATACACTAGCATTTATCTTTGCGATTTCTGCTGGGATTGCAAACTCGTTACTTGATTCGGGAACATATCCTGCTTTGACAGAATCGTTTCCTAAAAAGGCAAGTTCAGCTTCTGTTTTAGTGAAGGCGTCCGTTTCAATTGGAGCGACTGTTCTTCCATTTATCCTGGCATTCCTTATTGCACATGACATCTTCTGGGGCTGGGCGTTCTTTGGACTAGGGCTTCTTTATTTGCTTGTTGGGATTTACTTAATCTTTATGCCGTTCCCGAACCATAAGCAAGTCTCTTCACAAGGTGACCTTCCAGTACAGGAACAAATGAAGGAAGAACCTAAAATGCTTGGTGAAGGCTTAGCTGTTGTACTCATGGGGTTCACGTCAACTGCATTGTTTGTCGTATGGCAGACATGGCTTCCGCAGCTCGGGTTAAAATTAATCGGACTTGGCACAGAACAAGCCACACAGCTTCTATCTTATTTTAGTATCGGTGCACTGGTGTCTGTTCTCTTGCTGTCGATCGTCTTAGATAAATTCATTTCACCTATTATGGTGGCAATTATTTATCCAATTGGAGCATTCCTTGCGATGCTTTCATTATTTCAAATCGAAACATACAGCATTGTGATTGTCAGCACCTTTTTCTTAGGGCTATTTACAGCGGGAATCTTCCAGCTGGCGATGAGTATCATGATGAAACTATTCCCGACAAACAAAGCAACGGCTTCATCCTACGTCAACATTGCGGCAAGCTCCGCGTTTATTCTCGTGCCGCTCATTACAAGTGGGTTGGTCAGCACGTACGATATTAAAATGACGTTATTTTTCGATATGATCATTGCGGTTATGAGCGTATTGCTAGCGGTCTTTGTTCTTGGACGCATGAAAAAATTATTTAGATAA
- a CDS encoding MFS transporter has protein sequence MRNPYVRTASSLYINYFLLGMVNIILASNMPFLIKQLDTNSAGISYMISALGIGRVLTYGLSGVLSDRFGRKPVILVSGVLMAVFLIGIPLSPNYQIAFAFAILAGVANSAMDAGTYPALMEAFPQNSGSANVMVKAFISIGATILPLAIFFLAEHDLFYGIAFFVPALIYLVNVLMLWTLPFPNHRKVEQVQVTEHDGLPRFSTEPTFWREGIALIVISFTSNGLYALPQIWLPTYGEAILGMTSGSAVKLLSYYSMGGLLSVVMLAFLLRRFVRPVTVLLIYPIITLVSICVLLVVKSPVIGTVNAFVLGFSTAGVFQLTLTVMAEFFWKNKGTMTGIISTAGGVSAIVIPVVTGLIQSHLSILQIFMFDAVVAVAAIIGALYILYRYRQIMVHD, from the coding sequence ATGAGGAATCCGTATGTGAGAACGGCTTCTAGTCTTTATATCAATTATTTTTTATTAGGGATGGTCAATATTATATTGGCTTCCAATATGCCATTTTTAATCAAACAGTTAGATACCAATAGTGCAGGAATTAGTTATATGATTTCGGCGCTTGGCATTGGCAGGGTGCTTACGTATGGTTTATCGGGCGTGCTGTCAGATCGTTTTGGGCGAAAGCCGGTCATTTTGGTTTCGGGTGTGCTGATGGCGGTGTTCCTCATCGGAATTCCGTTGTCTCCAAATTACCAAATCGCGTTTGCGTTTGCGATTTTGGCAGGGGTCGCGAATTCAGCGATGGATGCAGGGACGTATCCTGCATTAATGGAGGCTTTTCCGCAAAACTCGGGATCTGCGAATGTGATGGTGAAGGCCTTTATATCAATTGGGGCAACCATCTTGCCATTGGCGATTTTCTTTTTAGCAGAGCATGATTTGTTTTATGGAATAGCATTTTTTGTTCCTGCTCTGATCTATCTTGTGAATGTCTTGATGCTGTGGACCTTGCCATTTCCGAATCATCGCAAGGTGGAGCAAGTCCAGGTAACGGAGCATGACGGACTTCCGCGCTTCTCGACAGAGCCTACATTTTGGAGAGAAGGGATCGCACTCATTGTGATCAGCTTTACGTCAAATGGGCTATATGCGTTGCCGCAAATTTGGCTTCCTACTTACGGTGAGGCCATATTGGGGATGACATCGGGCAGTGCTGTGAAACTGCTTAGTTACTATAGCATGGGCGGGCTGCTGTCTGTCGTGATGCTCGCATTTCTGTTGCGCCGTTTTGTCCGTCCGGTCACTGTGCTGCTGATCTATCCAATCATTACACTTGTTTCTATTTGTGTGCTCTTGGTCGTGAAATCCCCAGTCATCGGAACCGTCAATGCTTTTGTATTGGGATTTTCAACAGCAGGAGTTTTTCAGCTGACGTTAACTGTGATGGCTGAATTCTTCTGGAAAAACAAAGGGACGATGACAGGAATTATCTCCACAGCGGGCGGTGTGTCGGCTATCGTCATTCCGGTCGTAACAGGTTTAATTCAGAGTCACTTGTCCATTTTACAAATCTTTATGTTCGATGCAGTGGTGGCTGTTGCGGCCATTATCGGCGCACTGTATATCCTGTATCGATACCGCCAAATCATGGTACATGATTAA
- a CDS encoding amino acid permease, with the protein MEQQELKRDLSNRHVQLIAIGGTIGTGLFLGSGKAIQLAGPSIIFAYLIVGMAIFFVMRALGELLLSKTGYQSLTDIAEDYLGPWASFVTGWTYWFCWIMTAMADVIAVGVYVQYWFDIPQWIPAIICLLILLGFNLLTVKLFGEMEFWFALIKVITILLLIGVGIVLLIIGFQTDAGPVTVTNLWSHGGLFPHGVTGFLLSFQMVIFAYVGVELVGVSAAETANPQKNIPSAINKIPLRILFFYVGAIFVLLCINPWTELSASESPFVKTFGLIGIPVAAGLINFVVLTSAASACNSGMFSTSRILYNLSHQKQGPSSFGRLNKHAVPSNALFVSTIVVSVGALLSKLIPEQAFGIVTTISAICFIWVWSIILICHLKYKKTKPELHAASTFKAPFTPFVNICVLVLFAAILVIMLFADATRPALLLTPVWFGFLLLIYARKKRRAS; encoded by the coding sequence TTGGAACAACAAGAATTGAAACGAGATTTATCAAACCGCCATGTTCAGTTGATTGCAATTGGCGGAACCATTGGAACTGGGCTATTTTTAGGCTCTGGAAAGGCCATTCAATTGGCAGGTCCATCGATCATTTTTGCTTATTTAATTGTCGGGATGGCGATCTTTTTTGTCATGAGGGCACTTGGTGAACTGCTCTTATCGAAGACAGGCTATCAGTCATTAACCGATATTGCAGAGGACTACCTTGGTCCGTGGGCATCCTTTGTGACAGGGTGGACGTATTGGTTTTGCTGGATTATGACCGCGATGGCGGATGTTATTGCTGTCGGAGTGTATGTGCAGTATTGGTTTGATATCCCGCAATGGATTCCTGCCATCATTTGTTTGTTGATTTTACTAGGGTTTAATTTATTAACGGTGAAGCTTTTCGGAGAAATGGAATTCTGGTTTGCACTTATTAAAGTGATTACGATTCTATTATTGATCGGCGTTGGAATTGTCCTTTTAATCATTGGTTTTCAAACAGATGCAGGACCGGTGACGGTAACGAATCTTTGGTCACACGGCGGACTATTCCCGCATGGTGTCACAGGCTTCTTACTGTCATTCCAAATGGTCATCTTTGCGTATGTGGGAGTGGAACTGGTCGGTGTGTCCGCAGCAGAAACAGCCAATCCACAAAAAAACATCCCGTCTGCGATTAATAAAATTCCATTAAGAATTCTATTTTTCTATGTGGGAGCGATCTTTGTTTTACTATGTATCAACCCATGGACTGAGCTCAGTGCATCAGAAAGTCCTTTTGTAAAAACCTTTGGGCTGATTGGAATTCCAGTAGCAGCGGGACTCATTAATTTTGTTGTCTTGACGTCTGCGGCTTCGGCTTGTAATAGCGGTATGTTCTCGACGAGCCGAATTTTGTATAATCTCAGTCATCAAAAACAGGGCCCATCTTCCTTTGGACGTCTGAATAAGCACGCTGTTCCAAGTAATGCACTATTCGTTTCAACAATTGTGGTATCGGTCGGTGCTCTTTTAAGCAAGCTGATTCCAGAGCAAGCCTTTGGTATTGTCACAACCATCAGTGCCATTTGTTTCATTTGGGTATGGAGTATTATTTTAATTTGCCATTTGAAATATAAAAAAACAAAGCCTGAACTGCATGCAGCATCTACCTTTAAAGCACCGTTCACACCATTTGTAAACATTTGTGTTCTTGTCCTTTTTGCTGCCATTCTTGTGATCATGCTGTTTGCGGATGCAACACGCCCGGCGCTCTTGTTAACACCGGTTTGGTTTGGTTTCTTATTATTGATTTATGCACGAAAGAAACGCCGTGCATCATAA
- a CDS encoding DUF3169 family protein, protein MKTVYKLLSGALLGFLGAYCLLAAEFEMTLLDIAFEATLVISGLTIVLIVYCFSGISRMKKRVSLSVSGDEEDELEAKQYRTFTDSTLSNTVSTILSIIATGMAIVTEQPIWLILVNVALFIVTIISSYVAISVLQLVYPNRNLPSPSDKDYSKKLLAISDEGEKHVMLGGLFHTYQMMNILLTSAMFILIVYSLGANHSQLFSIIVIGLVLIILNANYMFRIRNR, encoded by the coding sequence ATGAAAACTGTATACAAACTGCTCTCAGGTGCTCTCCTTGGCTTTCTCGGCGCTTACTGTCTGCTGGCTGCCGAATTTGAAATGACACTTCTTGATATTGCATTCGAAGCGACACTTGTCATCAGTGGATTGACGATTGTATTGATTGTTTATTGTTTTTCAGGGATTTCACGTATGAAGAAAAGAGTATCTCTTTCGGTATCTGGAGATGAAGAGGATGAACTCGAAGCAAAACAGTATCGCACCTTTACTGATTCGACTTTATCCAATACGGTGAGTACCATTTTGTCCATAATTGCCACCGGTATGGCTATCGTTACCGAACAGCCTATTTGGCTGATTCTCGTCAATGTTGCTTTATTTATCGTCACCATTATCAGTTCTTATGTAGCGATATCCGTTCTACAACTTGTCTACCCTAATCGCAATCTCCCAAGCCCGTCTGACAAAGATTATAGTAAAAAGCTGCTCGCTATTTCTGACGAAGGTGAAAAGCATGTGATGCTTGGCGGACTGTTTCACACGTATCAAATGATGAACATCTTATTGACCAGTGCCATGTTTATTCTGATTGTGTATTCCCTTGGAGCCAATCACTCTCAACTCTTCTCAATCATCGTGATTGGACTTGTTTTAATCATTTTGAATGCAAATTATATGTTCAGGATTAGAAATCGTTAA
- a CDS encoding TerD family protein: MNHTLQMGANTVLNSPKGQVSISYEVSSEIDISLTAFLLTDSDQVEGDHGIIFYNQPESATGVATLLPAEVSGQLKRHQLNFDMSKVPAGITKMAITLTEDQGSGFSQVKHLQAEIRTGDEVLYLTPVSFTNEKGIVVVELYIRNGDTKARSIWRGFDSGLEGLCKLYGVEVEPDEQDISTPQMAPEKQPIEDPAQTKTTAKEKVAAPISLEKVQGKISLDKGHKPIIIEKTPEITATVSWESGTDYDIYALVYTKSGKQVDVAMFGAKEIPALKSYDNGAVEHMGDVGRDYESMKTEVIKLRLNDDILAVVPVVYSAQSNGTGSFYRYRVSMSIDNHQGTSVTIHAKHANDNDRIYSCVPGMLQNTNDGVIIRPLELYSKPNSERRPKLKMKSSNEIEVLMDKGPVNDYK; this comes from the coding sequence ATGAATCACACTCTGCAAATGGGAGCCAATACCGTACTAAACTCTCCAAAGGGACAGGTATCCATCAGCTATGAAGTGTCATCTGAAATTGATATTTCTTTAACAGCGTTTCTTTTAACAGATTCGGATCAGGTTGAAGGAGATCATGGCATTATTTTTTACAATCAACCAGAGAGTGCCACGGGTGTCGCGACACTTTTACCAGCAGAGGTATCAGGTCAGTTGAAAAGACATCAATTAAATTTTGATATGAGCAAAGTGCCTGCTGGAATCACAAAGATGGCGATTACACTAACAGAGGATCAAGGATCGGGCTTTTCTCAAGTGAAGCATTTACAAGCAGAAATTCGAACAGGTGACGAGGTGCTTTATCTAACACCAGTAAGCTTTACAAATGAAAAGGGCATTGTCGTAGTAGAGCTATATATAAGAAATGGTGACACGAAAGCACGCTCAATCTGGCGTGGCTTCGATTCTGGACTGGAAGGGCTATGCAAGCTTTATGGTGTGGAGGTTGAACCTGATGAACAGGATATTTCTACACCTCAAATGGCTCCTGAAAAACAACCAATTGAAGACCCTGCTCAAACGAAGACAACTGCTAAAGAGAAAGTCGCTGCACCTATCAGTTTAGAGAAAGTTCAAGGTAAAATTAGTCTAGATAAAGGTCATAAACCGATCATAATCGAGAAAACGCCTGAGATCACAGCTACAGTATCTTGGGAGTCTGGCACTGATTATGATATTTATGCATTGGTCTACACAAAGTCAGGAAAGCAAGTAGATGTGGCTATGTTTGGTGCGAAAGAAATTCCTGCTCTCAAAAGTTACGACAACGGAGCTGTTGAGCATATGGGAGATGTCGGTAGAGACTATGAATCAATGAAAACAGAAGTTATTAAACTACGGTTAAATGACGATATCCTTGCCGTCGTTCCGGTTGTTTATTCTGCTCAATCAAACGGAACAGGTTCCTTTTATAGATATAGAGTATCTATGAGTATCGATAATCATCAAGGAACGTCTGTGACGATTCATGCCAAACATGCCAATGACAATGATCGTATTTATTCTTGTGTGCCAGGTATGCTTCAAAATACAAATGATGGTGTAATCATCCGCCCACTTGAGCTTTACAGCAAACCAAACTCTGAGCGGAGACCTAAATTAAAAATGAAGTCTTCTAATGAAATTGAGGTATTGATGGATAAAGGACCTGTCAATGATTATAAATAA
- a CDS encoding T7SS effector LXG polymorphic toxin translates to MDARAKHYQELREQMVDLKKALQGVANLGDDFTGKGADNIKSFYKELAGNVDMFISFIDKQKAFHEGVSGTLDDTSFGGKTFVEEHFLDNAVHMGIKNAKSIVKDQKKALKTIFQDIDNLISLEVFDSQTFDEKIADAEDERKKTVKDLRELDQNVKDEYALSETEQQATMALYTEMMNATNDGKAISPMNFDKKAYQNSEIYKAKSDIEKQTSEYLKIKKEQEEAREIAKEQEALANRPWYEKALDYGGNIVNELTGVNDAKRAATGVDPITGEELTAGQRVAAGGMAAAGYIPIVGWAGRIFKGGKAVYKTTQATSAAVRAVDIYKTSQKSFDALKTSQKGLYGLTATNGFSEAITGRDMFGNKISKEQQEASMNAALGILLPFSKKSINGSLRIGEQKVAEKIIAERTKGLDLRKHPIQRKQLSTKKMKELKDKFENRTITKLEYENYKWNKKFAKHRNTGVNEFWYQERQRILNKEDPTRNWDKQQLNDILNGKKPKVDGKTVQGHHSYSASQYPHLANKGEIIYPATPNEHFNGWHGGNWKNSLPGERIKPIDDF, encoded by the coding sequence ATGGATGCAAGGGCAAAACACTACCAGGAACTCCGTGAACAAATGGTAGATTTAAAAAAGGCACTTCAAGGCGTGGCTAACCTCGGTGATGATTTCACTGGAAAAGGTGCCGATAACATTAAAAGCTTCTACAAAGAGCTCGCCGGAAATGTAGATATGTTTATCAGCTTCATCGATAAGCAAAAAGCCTTTCATGAAGGTGTTTCTGGGACACTTGATGATACGAGTTTTGGCGGCAAAACCTTCGTAGAAGAACACTTTTTAGACAACGCTGTACATATGGGCATCAAAAATGCCAAAAGCATTGTGAAGGATCAAAAAAAGGCGCTTAAAACGATTTTTCAAGACATCGACAACCTTATTTCTTTAGAAGTATTTGATAGTCAAACCTTTGATGAAAAAATTGCAGATGCGGAAGACGAGCGAAAAAAGACAGTGAAAGACCTAAGAGAGCTTGATCAAAATGTAAAAGATGAATATGCTTTGTCAGAAACGGAGCAGCAAGCTACAATGGCATTGTATACGGAAATGATGAATGCCACAAATGACGGAAAAGCCATTTCGCCTATGAATTTTGACAAGAAAGCGTATCAAAATAGTGAAATCTACAAGGCAAAAAGCGATATTGAGAAGCAAACTTCTGAATATCTGAAAATCAAAAAAGAACAAGAAGAGGCCCGTGAGATTGCAAAGGAACAAGAAGCACTCGCCAACCGTCCTTGGTATGAAAAAGCACTTGATTATGGCGGAAATATCGTGAATGAACTGACTGGCGTGAACGATGCAAAACGTGCCGCAACAGGTGTTGACCCGATCACAGGTGAAGAGCTCACCGCAGGACAGCGCGTCGCCGCAGGCGGCATGGCAGCAGCGGGTTATATCCCAATCGTCGGATGGGCAGGTCGTATTTTCAAAGGTGGTAAAGCCGTCTATAAAACAACTCAAGCCACATCAGCCGCAGTGAGAGCAGTCGACATTTACAAGACATCGCAAAAATCCTTTGACGCCTTAAAAACATCTCAAAAAGGCTTATATGGTCTTACCGCCACCAACGGCTTCAGCGAAGCGATTACAGGTAGAGACATGTTTGGGAATAAGATCTCGAAAGAACAGCAGGAAGCAAGTATGAACGCGGCTCTTGGAATCCTTTTGCCGTTTAGTAAAAAGAGCATCAATGGTAGTCTGAGGATCGGAGAACAAAAAGTTGCTGAGAAAATAATAGCAGAAAGAACCAAAGGATTAGATTTAAGGAAGCACCCTATACAAAGAAAGCAGTTAAGCACTAAGAAGATGAAAGAGCTGAAAGACAAATTTGAGAATAGGACGATTACGAAATTAGAATATGAAAATTATAAATGGAATAAAAAGTTTGCCAAACATAGAAACACTGGTGTGAATGAGTTTTGGTATCAGGAACGTCAAAGGATTTTGAATAAAGAGGATCCAACCAGAAACTGGGATAAGCAGCAATTAAATGATATTCTAAATGGTAAGAAGCCTAAAGTAGATGGAAAAACTGTGCAAGGTCACCATTCTTACAGTGCATCACAATATCCACATTTAGCGAACAAAGGCGAAATTATATATCCAGCTACACCAAATGAACATTTTAATGGTTGGCATGGAGGTAATTGGAAGAATAGTCTACCTGGAGAAAGAATTAAACCTATTGACGATTTCTAA
- a CDS encoding shikimate 5-dehydrogenase (YdiB; quinate/shikimate dehydrogenase from Escherichia coli uses both NAD and NAD(P) to convert quinate and shikimate to 3-dehydroquinate and 3-dehydroshikimate), with the protein MTNIHERNIDGKTKLVGLLATPIGHSLSPRMHNLGYTLTGINYAYLAFEVGNDELEAAVYGMKAMGAAGFNVSMPNKMKVLDYLDELDDSARYTRASNTVVNKDGKLIGYNTDGLGYVRNLIEHGVELAGQKVTLVGSGGAATPIAIQLAQSGIREISIFARNDQYFVQAEENVTYINEEMKSFGVKANIFPLEDKDAFRREVAESAILANGTSLGMKPLDQLSIIDDTLDVLREDLIVTDVVYNPQKTKLLAQAQEAGAKTINGLGMMLWQGALAYKLFTGEDMPVDQVKQILFENDRF; encoded by the coding sequence ATGACAAACATACATGAACGAAATATTGATGGGAAAACAAAATTAGTCGGTCTTCTTGCTACACCAATCGGGCACAGCCTTTCACCACGGATGCATAACCTTGGCTATACACTAACAGGGATCAACTATGCTTACCTCGCATTTGAAGTAGGGAATGATGAACTAGAAGCAGCCGTATACGGTATGAAAGCAATGGGGGCTGCTGGATTTAACGTCTCTATGCCGAACAAAATGAAAGTATTAGATTACTTAGATGAACTAGACGATTCTGCAAGATACACACGTGCAAGCAACACCGTTGTGAACAAGGATGGCAAGCTGATTGGCTACAACACAGATGGTCTTGGCTACGTGAGAAACTTGATTGAGCATGGCGTTGAATTAGCTGGACAAAAGGTCACACTCGTTGGCTCAGGCGGTGCCGCTACTCCGATTGCGATTCAGCTTGCACAATCTGGTATTCGTGAAATTAGTATTTTTGCTCGTAATGATCAATATTTTGTTCAAGCTGAAGAAAATGTGACGTACATCAACGAAGAAATGAAATCATTTGGTGTCAAAGCGAACATTTTCCCACTTGAAGACAAAGACGCGTTCCGCCGTGAAGTAGCAGAAAGTGCAATCTTAGCAAATGGGACAAGCCTTGGCATGAAACCACTAGATCAGCTCAGCATCATCGATGATACGCTTGATGTTCTGCGTGAAGATTTAATCGTGACAGATGTCGTATACAATCCGCAAAAAACAAAGCTCCTTGCTCAAGCACAGGAAGCTGGCGCAAAAACCATTAACGGTCTTGGCATGATGCTATGGCAAGGTGCACTTGCTTACAAACTCTTTACTGGTGAAGATATGCCAGTTGATCAAGTGAAACAGATTCTTTTTGAAAACGACCGTTTCTAA
- a CDS encoding LacI family DNA-binding transcriptional regulator, with the protein MKKMNKQRVTLQEVAKHAGVSTSTASLVVRNNPRISEATRKKVLQSMEDLGYVYDRVAANMRSKSSNIVGVIVTDISNTFISEFLIGVQTTLESLGYTVLLGTTFDSVDKQERLISTMVEHRVGGIILNPASKSSARTVKQLNQIRTPKVLANRELSDVQCDYVGVDYEQGAWMAIRHLLQKGHRRIAFLGGIKTSSTWIERMKGFKKAHDEENLMIDDSLIIDIEPTREGGKEALAQVIDQPEPPTAIFCFSDLVAFGVIQELSARDIKPGEDIDVVGFDNVPEAEMYHPPLTTVSSFPRSIGVKAANLLYHKMNEQDEELQRLILKPQLHIRETAPS; encoded by the coding sequence ATGAAAAAAATGAACAAACAGCGTGTCACATTACAGGAAGTCGCCAAGCATGCCGGTGTTTCGACTTCAACGGCATCACTTGTTGTTCGAAATAATCCTAGAATCTCTGAAGCCACTCGAAAAAAAGTACTGCAATCCATGGAGGACTTAGGATACGTATACGACCGCGTTGCTGCCAACATGCGGTCAAAAAGCTCAAATATCGTTGGTGTGATTGTCACGGATATTTCTAACACCTTTATTTCTGAGTTTTTAATTGGCGTGCAAACCACGCTTGAATCACTAGGCTATACTGTTTTACTTGGTACGACCTTTGACAGTGTCGATAAACAGGAGCGGCTCATTTCCACAATGGTAGAGCACCGAGTGGGCGGGATTATTTTAAACCCAGCTTCAAAAAGCTCTGCACGAACGGTCAAACAATTAAATCAAATTCGCACCCCAAAAGTACTGGCAAATCGTGAATTATCAGATGTGCAATGTGACTATGTCGGCGTTGATTATGAACAAGGTGCTTGGATGGCGATTCGTCATCTTCTTCAAAAGGGACATCGGCGTATCGCCTTCTTAGGCGGCATCAAGACCTCATCGACTTGGATTGAGCGGATGAAAGGTTTCAAAAAAGCCCATGACGAAGAAAATCTGATGATTGATGATTCTCTTATTATTGACATAGAACCTACTCGTGAAGGCGGGAAAGAAGCGCTTGCCCAAGTGATTGATCAGCCTGAGCCTCCTACTGCTATTTTTTGTTTTAGTGATCTAGTCGCATTTGGGGTCATTCAAGAACTATCAGCTCGTGACATTAAGCCTGGTGAAGATATCGATGTGGTTGGATTCGATAATGTTCCTGAAGCGGAGATGTACCATCCGCCGCTCACCACTGTTTCCTCCTTCCCCCGATCCATCGGGGTAAAAGCAGCGAACCTTTTATATCATAAAATGAACGAACAGGATGAAGAGCTGCAGAGATTGATATTAAAGCCTCAACTTCATATTAGAGAAACCGCTCCCTCATGA
- a CDS encoding helix-turn-helix transcriptional regulator: MKNRLKELRARDGLNQTELAKRAKVSRQTISLMERDELMPSLLLAVKLSRIFQEPIERIFLFEEDELS, from the coding sequence ATGAAAAATCGGCTAAAAGAGCTTCGTGCACGTGATGGTTTGAACCAAACTGAGCTTGCCAAGCGTGCAAAGGTTTCTCGTCAGACCATCAGCTTAATGGAACGCGATGAATTAATGCCGTCTCTCTTGCTCGCTGTTAAGCTTTCACGAATTTTTCAGGAACCCATTGAACGTATTTTTCTATTCGAGGAGGATGAACTATCATGA